One window from the genome of Rhinolophus ferrumequinum isolate MPI-CBG mRhiFer1 chromosome 22, mRhiFer1_v1.p, whole genome shotgun sequence encodes:
- the PMF1 gene encoding polyamine-modulated factor 1, giving the protein MAEASDVNVGGGCEEKGPEGSSPESVPPDTTISRMKLLDTTVDTFLQKLIAAGSYQRFTDCYKRFYQLQPEVTRRIYDKLVTQLQTSIREEVSDIKAEGNLEAVLNALDTIVEEGRGRKEPAWRPSGIPEKDLCSVTVPCLLRQRDALQRRLQRQEAENRQLADAVLAGRRQVQELQLQGQARWQAWQALHKGRKELVAVLREPE; this is encoded by the exons ATGGCGGAAGCGAGTGATGTTAATGTAGGCGGCGGCTGTGAGGAAAAAGGGCCCGAGGGGTCGTCCCCGGAATCGGTGCCCCCCGACACGACCATTTCGAGGATGAAGCTCCTCGACACCACGGTGGACACTTTCCTCCAGAAGCTGATCGCCGCCGGCAG CTACCAGAGATTCACCGACTGTTACAAGCGCTTCTACCAGTTGCAGCCGGAGGTGACACGGCGCATCTACGACAAGTTGGTGACCCAGTTGCAGACGTCTATCCGG GAGGAGGTCTCTGACATCAAAGCGGAGGGGAACCTGGAGGCTGTCCTGAACGCCCTGGACACCATTGTGGAAGAAGGCCGAGGCCGCAAGGAGCCGGCCTG GCGCCCCAGTGGGATCCCAGAGAAGGACCTGTGCAGTGTCACCGTGCCCTGCCTCCTGCGTCAGCGGGACGCCCTGCAGCGCCGGCTGCAGAGACAGGAGGCTGAGAACAGGCAGCTGGCGGACGCCGTCCTGGCTGGGCGCCGGCAGGTGCAGGAGCTACAGCTACAGGGCCAGGCCCGGTGGCAGGCCTGGCAG GCTCTCCACAAAGGACGCAAGGAGCTGGTGGCCGTGCTGAGGGAGCCCGAGTGA
- the BGLAP gene encoding osteocalcin, with product MRPLMTLALLALAVLCLAGQAGAKPSRAESGRGAAFVSRQEGSEVVKRPRRYVDPGLGAPGPYPDPLEPKREVCELNPDCDELADHIGFQEAYARFYGTA from the exons ATGAGGCCCCTGATGACCCTCGCCCTGCTGGCCCTGGCCGTCCTCTGCCTCGCTGGCCAGGCAG GTGCAAAGCCCAGCCGTGCAGAGTCCGGCCGAGGAGCAG CCTTCGTGTCCAGGCAGGAGGGCAGTGAGGTGGTCAAGAGACCCCGTCGCTACGTGGACCCGGGGCTGGG AGCCCCAGGCCCCTACCCGGACCCCCTGGAGCCCAAGAGGGAGGTGTGCGAGCTCAACCCCGACTGCGACGAGCTGGCAGACCACATCGGCTTCCAGGAGGCCTACGCGCGTTTCTACGGAACCGCCTAG
- the PAQR6 gene encoding membrane progestin receptor delta, which produces MLSLKLPQLLRVHQVPRVFWEDGIISGYRRPTSSALDCVLSSFQMTNETVNIWTHFLPTWYFLWRLLALAGGPGFRAEPYHWPLLVFLLPTCLYPFASCCAHTFSSMSPRARHICYFLDYGALSLYSLGCAFPYAAYSMPASWLHGRLHQLFVPAAALNSFLCTGLSCYSRFPELESPGLSKALRTGAFAYPFLFDNLPLFYRLGLCWGGSHSCGQEALSSSHGYHLVCALLTGFLFTSHLPERLAPGRFDYIGHSHQLFHVCAVLGTHFQLEAVLADMGSRRAWLATQDPPLGLAGTVATLGLAVAGNLLIIAAFSASLFRAPSTCPLLQGGLLEGGTKAKQQ; this is translated from the exons ATGCTCAGCCTCAAGCTACCCCAGCTCCTTCGAGTCCACCAGGTCCCCCGG GTGTTCTGGGAAGACGGCATCATATCTGGCTACCGCCGCCCCACCAGCTCGGCCTTGGACTGTGTGCTCAGCTCCTTCCAGATGACCAACGAGACGGTCAACATCTGGACTCACTTCCTGCCCACCTG GTACTTCCTGTGGCGCCTACTGGCGCTCGCGGGGGGCCCGGGCTTCCGGGCGGAGCCCTACCACTGGCCGCTGCTCGTCTTCCTGCTGCCCACCTGCCTCTACCCTTTCGCGTCGTGCTGCGCGCACACCTTCAGCTCCATGTCGCCCCGCGCGCGCCACATCTGCTACTTCCTGGACTACGGCGCGCTCAGCCTCTACAGCCTGG GCTGCGCCTTCCCCTATGCCGCCTACTCCATGCCGGCCTCCTGGCTACACGGCCGCCTGCACCAGCTGTTTGTGCCCGCCGCCGCACTCAACTCCTTCCTGTGCACCGGCCTCTCCTGTTACTCCCG GTTCCCCGAGCTGGAGAGCCCTGGGCTCAGTAAGGCCCTCCGCACCGGCGCCTTCGCCTACCCCTTCCTGTTCGACAACCTCCCCCTCTTCTACCGG CTGGGACTGTGCTGGGGCGGGAGCCACAGCTGTGGGCAGGAGGCGCTGAGCTCCAGCCACGGCTACCACCTCGTGTGCGCTCTGCTCACCGGCTTCCTCTTCACTTCCCACCTGCCCGAGCGGCTGGCACCCGGACGCTTTGACTACATCG GCCACAGCCACCAGCTCTTCCACGTCTGTGCGGTGCTGGGCACCCACTTCCAGCTGGAGGCCGTGCTGGCTGACATGGGGTCTCGCCGAGCCTGGCTGGCCACACAGGACCCCCCTCTGGGCCTGGCGGGCACGGTGGCCACGCTGGGCTTGGCGGTGGCTGGGAACCTGCTCATCATCGCGGCCTTCTCAGCCTCTCTGTTCCGGGCCCCCAGTACCTGTCCCCTGCTGCAGGGTGGCCTGCTGGAGGGGGGCACGAAGGCCAAGCAACAGTGA